The following coding sequences are from one Salvelinus namaycush isolate Seneca chromosome 23, SaNama_1.0, whole genome shotgun sequence window:
- the LOC120018160 gene encoding mediator of RNA polymerase II transcription subunit 13-like produces the protein MSSCFVPNGASLEDCHSNLFCLADLTGIKWRRFVWQGPTSSPILFPVTEEDPILCSFSRCLAADVLSVWRRHHTPGRRELWLFWWGDDPSFAELIHHDLSSEEEGEWESGLSYECRTLLFKAVHNLLERCLMNRSFVRIGKWFVKPYEKDEKPISKSEHLSCAFTFFLHGDSNVCTSVEIAQHQSVQRLSEEHLSLAQQNASPLQVILSPYGLNGTVTGQSFKMSDHPTQKLIEEWRQFYPISPSAKDRPEDKMEDADWEDDSLAAVEVLVAGVRMVYPACLVLVPQSDLPALAPQGSANPSAILCEGQGAHRDPAMSSVTLTPPTSPEEAQTDHQAAQRWLKLCLTVDGFSSNSSGIHSSKIPRRLAAQVVESVWQECTTNRAQSKRKFATLTNGTCEEEEEEEEGDKTGVWDFVESSHRAHCNCSRHKNQKQRSGSTSGNPPSVGKPPQPPPKHKLGEKLEKGEKQQKRPQTPFHHRSYVFEEQAMEPRRLCMRTQDEGPYPSLHHIDTAPSKAPMLHTHGTPQDLAGSPQPPPLSPHPCEHGEEDPGAMKSSSTPIHQHFYPPSSEPCLLPQKTSSDLPLPFPPAYPESLEPTAYVGSAISPNEDSAHNPWKYFNLPRKKASDFLTPLLPVDKLQDDSGGGGGQENIVSVTELMSGSGRPLKVSDDLVRTYTQRRNSHLAAAMSDEDQEEEPDPYAFVEGDEEFTFTDKKDKPGSERETSKRHKGDDGSGTSADDGQGAAGGKPIPSTSLIHETDLAVSINDLDNLFNSDEDELAPGSRRAGVHGDKFGSKEHKTSNLDPLSCISSADLHKMFPTPPSLEQHIMGYSPMNTGGKDYGGLEGGLGLTLLDGSQFSSHYKMEVEEGFCSPKPSEIKDFSFVYKSEACKAFTGCSMFAPLKMLPSQCMMPIKLPEDCVYTPSWTMGKLELIPPVPSMGLLTKDGNIPSVEPDYQSYTPQTHTPFMSNSAPPSNSGTGILPSPATPRFSAPTPRTPRTPRTPRGPASVQGSLKYDNSDLYSPASTPSTCRPLSSVEPATVPSIPEAHSLYVTLILSESVMNLFKDCNFDSCCVCVCNMNIRGADVGVYLNDNGEAQYPCTCGFSAVVNRRYGSSAGLFLEDELDVVGRDSDAGRDSERRFQELHAASLHRTGNPKERPPDELILLLQDQCTNPFSPMAGVEYPRALSSGPSRFSLRVEERDCYNDCYMALEHGRQFMDNMSGGKVDEALVKSTCLHNWPKRKAAEVSRLFSQDVLRVLLSLQPVLQDAIQKKRSIRSWGVQGPLTWQQFHKMAGRGSYGTDESPEPLPIPTFLVGYEYDFVVLSPFGLPYWEKLLLDPFGSHRDVGYVVVCPENEALLRGAKSFFKDLTAVYEACRLGQHRPICKTHADGILRVGTAEGRNLAEQPLSDWFLKMASSNGNSEAFSKLKLYAQVCRHDLAPYLAGQSLDSSLLNQHSPAVASPQSSSSQSPCSTTHSSGPQSSTSSSTAQPTISTPPSSTIGPQAVGGIGGVGMPSAKPSSYTPYGTPGLQGSVSQNGPQLGAQTTGENGPTANQPQATTEPVETTLERDKVGIPTDGESHAVTFPPAIVVYIVDPFSYEDGEKDTHSSVWTLGLLRCYVEMLQFLPPHIRNSVSVQIIPCQYLLQPVRIEERHLYGQHLKSLAFSVFTQCRRPLPSNTNIKALTGFGPGLAIDMALRSSERPECLRLYTPPFILAPIKDKQTELGETFGEASQKYNVLFVGYCLSHDQRWLLASCTDQSGELLETCIISIDVPNRARRKKGSARRLGLQKLWEWCLGLVQVTSLPWRVVIGRLGRMGHGELRDWSILLSRRNLQSLSKRLKETCRMCGISAADTPSILSACLVAMEPQGSFVIMPDSVSTGSVFGRSTTLNMQTSQLSTPQDTSCTHILVFPTSAMVQVNNATTEQNLDIAFNPINPDGSDGMGIFDLFDNDMVDPDLINILPNSPTTSPVHSPGGHYHQGGDGSKGQSTDRMESHEEALNILQQPMALGYLISTAKAGPLPDWFWSACPQAQNQCPLFLKASLHLHVSSVQSDELLHSKHSHPLDSNHTSDVLRFVLEQYNALSWLTCDPATQDRRSCLPVHFVVLNQMYNFIMNML, from the exons ATGAGTTCATGTTTTGTACCAAACGGGGCCAGTTTGGAGGACTGCCACTCCAACCTATTTTGCCTG GCTGACCTGACTGGGATAAAATGGCGACGTTTTGTGTGGCAGGGGCCCACCTCCTCGCCCATCCTCTTTCCCGTGACAGAGGAAGACCCCATCCTGTGCAGCTTCAGCCGGTGCCTGGCGGCCGACGTGCTAAGCGTGTGGCGGAGGCACCACACCCCGGGCCGCCGTGAGCTCTGGCTCTTCTGGTGGGGGGACGACCCCAGCTTCGCCGAACTCATCCACCACGATCTGTCAA GTGAAGAGGAAGGCGAGTGGGAGAGCGGGTTGTCCTACGAGTGCCGCACACTCCTGTTCAAAGCTGTCCACAACCTGCTGGAGCGTTGCCTCATGAACCGCAGCTTTGTCCGTATTGGCAAGTGGTTTGTCAAGCCCTACGAGAAGGATGAGAAGCCCATCAGTAAGAG TGAACACCTGTCGTGTGCATTCACCTTCTTCCTGCACGGGGACAGTAATGTGTGCACCAGCGTAGAGATTGCCCAGCACCAGTCTGTCCAGCGGCTGAGTGAAGAGCACCTGAGCCTGGCACAGCAGAATGCTAGCCCCCTGCAAG tCATCTTGAGTCCATATGGTCTGAACGGGACGGTCACGGGCCAGTCCTTCAAGATGTCTGACCACCCCACCCAGAAACTCATTGAGGAGTGGAGGCAGTTCTATCCCATTAGCCCCAGCGCCAAGGACCGCCCCGAGGACAAGATGGAGGATGCAGACTGGGAGGACGACTCACTAGCAGCCGTGGAGGTCCTTGTTG CTGGAGTGAGGATGGTGTACCCTGCCTGTCTAGTACTGGTTCCCCAGTCAGACCTCCCTGCCCTAGCCCCCCAGGGCTCAGCCAACCCCTCAGCCATCCTGTGTGAGGGCCAGGGGGCCCACAGAGACCCTGCCATGTCCTCTGTCACCCTTACTCCtcccacatcaccagaggaggcCCAAACAG ATCATCAGGCAGCCCAGAGGTGGTTAAAGCTATGCTTGACAGTGGATGGTTTCAGCTCCAACAGCAGCGGTATCCACAGCAGCAAGATCCCCCGTAGGCTTGCTGCCCAGGTGGTGGAGAGCGTGTGGCAGGAGTGCACTACCAACCGGGCCCAGAGCAA GAGGAAGTTTGCTACATTGACCAATGGCAcctgtgaggaggaggaggaggaggaggagggggataaAACGGGAGTATGGGATTTTGTGGAGTCATCGCATAGGGCACACTGCAACTGTTCAAG GCATAAAAACCAGAAGCAACGATCAGGCAGCACCTCAGGAAACCCCCCATCAGTGGGCAAGCCCCCACAGCCGCCACCCAAACACAAGCTGGGCGAGAAGTTGGAGAAGGGGGAGAAGCAGCAGAAGAGGCCCCAGACACCCTTTCACCACCGCAGCTATGTGTTTGAGGAGCAGGCCATGGAGCCCCGGAGGCTGTGTATGAGAACCCAGGATGAGGGACCCTACCCCAGCCTGCACCACATAGACACAGCCCCTTCCAAAGCCCCCATGTTGCACACCCACGGGACCCCCCAAGACCTGGCCGGCTCCCCCCAGCCCCCACCTCTCAGCCCCCACCCCTGCGAGCACGGGGAGGAAGACCCTGGGGCCATGAAGAGCTCCTCCACGCCCATCCACCAACACTTCTACCCCCCCTCCTCtgagccctgcctgctgcctcagAAGACCTCGTCTGATCTGCCCCTGCCTTTCCCCCCTGCCTACCCTGAATCCCTGGAACCCACTGCCTACGTGGGCTCAGCCATCAGCCCCAACGAAGACTCGGCCCACAACCCCTGGAAGTACTTCAACCTGCCACGGAAGAAGGCCTCAGACTTCTTGACACCACTGCTGCCTGTGGACAAACTACAGGATGActctgggggaggaggagggcagGAGAACATTGTCTCTGTCACAGA GTTGATGTCTGGCTCTGGCAGGCCTCTGAAGGTGTCTGACGACCTGGTGAGAACCTACACCCAGAGGAGGAACAGCCACCTGGCGGCTGCCATGTCTGACGAGGACCAGGAGGAGGAGCCAGACCCCTACGCCTTCGTGGAGGGAGACGAGGAGTTCACCTTCACTGACAAGAAGGACAAACCAGGCTCGGAGAGAGAGACCAGCAAGAGACACAAG GGTGACGATGGCAGTGGGACTTCAGCAGATG ATGGTCAGGGTGCGGCTGGTGGGAAGCCTATACCCTCCACCAGCCTCATCCATGAGACAGACCTGGCTGTGTCCATCAACGATCTGGACAACCTCTTCAACTCAGACGAAGACGAGCTAGCG CCTGGATCCAGGAGAGCAGGAGTACATGGAGACAAGTTTGGCAGTAAGGAACACAAAACATCAAATCTGGACCCTCTGTCCTGCATAA GCTCTGCTGACCTGCACAAGATGTtccccacccccccctctctggAACAGCACATCATGGGCTACTCCCCCATGAACACTGGGGGGAAGGACTACGGTGGCCTGGAGGGTGGGTTGGGCCTCACTCTGCTGGATGGGAGCCAGTTTAGCAGCCACTACAAGATGGAGGTGGAGGAAGGCTTCTGCAGCCCCAAGCCTTCTGAGATCAAG GACTTCTCGTTTGTTTACAAGTCGGAGGCGTGCAAGGCATTCACGGGCTGCTCCATGTTTGCTCCGCTGAAGATGCTGCCCAGTCAGTGTATGATGCCCATCAAGCTGCCAGAGGACTGTGTTTACACACCCAGCTGGACCATGGGCAAACTGGAGCTCATACCCCCAGTGCCATCCATGGGCCTCCTCACCAAAGACGG TAACATCCCCAGTGTTGAGCCAGACTACCAGAGCTACACACCTCAGACCCACACGCCCTTCATGTCCAACAGTGCCCCACCCAGCAACAGCGGCACGGGCATCCTGCCCTCCCCGGCCACACCCCGCTTCTCCGCCCCCACCCCACGCACTCCCCGTACCCCACGCACCCCAAGAGGGCCAGCCAGTGTCCAGGGATCGCTCAAATATGACAACTCTGACCTCTACTCGCCCGCCTCCACCCCTTCCACCTGCCGACCTCTCAGCTCAGTGGAGCCAGCCACCGTGCCCTCCATCCCTGAGGCCCATAGCCTCTACGTCACCCTCATCCTCTCCGAGTCCGTCATGAACCTTTTCAAGGACTGTAACTTTGACAGCtgctgcgtgtgcgtgtgcaacATGAACATCCGTGGCGCAGACGTGGGCGTGTATCTTAATGACAACGGCGAGGCACAGTACCCCTGTACCTGCGGTTTCAGCGCCGTGGTCAACCGCCGCTACGGCAGCTCGGCTGGGCTCTTcctggaggacgagctggacgtgGTGGGGCGCGACTCTGACGCTGGCCGGGACTCTGAGAGGCGTTTCCAGGAGCTGCACGCTGCCTCCCTTCACAGGACTGGCAACCCCAAAGAGAGGCCCCCAGACGAGCTCATCCTGCTACTGCAGGACCAGTGTACCAACCCATTCTCCCCCATGGCTGGGGTGGAGTACCCCAGGGCTCTGTCCTCAGGCCCCTCTCGCTTTTCTCtacgggtggaggagagggactGCTATAATGACTGCTACATGGCTCTGGAGCATGGCCGGCAGTTCATGGACAACATGTCAGGAGGCAAGGTGGACGAGGCACTGGTTAAGAGTACGTGTCTACACAACTGGCCTAAACGCAAAG CTGCAGAAGTGAGCAGGCTGTTCTCTCAGGACGTGCTGCGGGTGTTGCTCTCCCTCCAGCCTGTACTCCAGGATGCCATCCAGAAGAAGAGGAGCATACGGTCCTGGGGAGTTCAGGGACCTCTCACCTGGCAGCAGTTTCACAAGATGGCCGGCAGGGGATCCTACG GCACTGACGAGTCTCCAGAGCCCCTGCCCATCCCTACCTTCCTGGTGGGCTATGAGTATGACTTTGTGGTGCTGTCGCCTTTCGGCTTGCCTTACTGGGAGAAGCTCCTGCTGGACCCCTTCGGCTCCCACAGGGACGTGGGATATGTAGTCGTCTGTCCTGAGAACGAGGCTCTGCTCCGCGGGGCTAAGAGCTTCTTCAAGGACCTTACGGCCGTGTACGAG GCCTGTCGGCTGGGTCAGCACAGACCAATCTGTAAGACTCATGCAGATGGCATATTGCGGGTTGGTACGGCAGAGGGCAGGAACCTGGCAGAGCAGCCCCTCAGTGATTGGTTCCTCAAGATGGCCAGCAGCAACGGGAACAGCGAGGCCTTCAGCAAACTCAAACTCTACGCCCAAGTGTGCCGACATGACCTGG CTCCATACCTGGCTGGGCAGTCTCTGGACAGCTCTTTGTTGAACCAGCACAGCCCCGCTGTGGCCTCTCCCCAGTCCTCCTCCTCCCAGTCCCCCTGCTCCACCACCCACTCCTCAGGCCCCCAGAGCTCCACCAGCAGCAGCACTGCCCAGCCTACCATCAGCACCCCACCCTCCTCCACCATAGGCCCCCAGGCAGTGGGAGGGATAGGGGGGGTAGGAATGCCCTCAGCCAAGCCCAGCTCCTACACACCATACGGGACACCAGGCCTGCAGGGCAGCGTCTCCCAGAACGGGCCACAGTTGGGTGCTCAGACCACAGGAGAGAATGGCCCCACTGCCAACCAGCCCCAGGCCACCACTGAGCCCGTGGAGAC CACGTTGGAGAGAGATAAGGTTGGCATCCCTACAGACGGAGAGTCCCATGCAGTGACGTTCCCCCCGGCCATTGTAGTCTACATCGTGGACCCCTTCAGCTACGAGGACGGGGAGAAGGACACCCACTCAAGTGTGTGGACGCTGGGTCTGCTGCGCTGCTATGTGGAGATGCTCCAGTTCCTCCCGCCTCACATCAGAAACTCTGTGTCTGTGCAG ATCATTCCCTGCCAGTACTTGTTGCAGCCAGTACGCATTGAGGAGCGCCATCTCTATGGTCAGCACCTCAAGTCCCTGGCCTTTTCGGTGTTCACCCAGTGCAGACGGCCCCTCCCCAGCAACACCAACATCAAGGCTCTGACGGGCTTCGGCCCTGGCCTGGCCATCGACATGGCACTGAGGAGCTCAGAG AGGCCGGAGTGTCTGCGTTTGTACACACCACCGTTCATCCTGGCGCCCATCAAGGACAAGCAGACAGAGCTGGGGGAGACTTTCGGAGAGGCCTCTCAGAAGTACAATGTGCTGTTTGTGGGCTACTGCCTGTCGCATGACCAGCGCTGGCTCCTGGCCTCCTGTACTGACCAATCAGGAGAGCTGCTGGAGACATGCATCATCAGCATTGATGTGCCAAACAG GGCTCGGAGGAAAAAGGGTTCAGCCAGACGACTGGGCCTGCAGAAGCTGTGGGAGTGGTGTCTAGGCTTGGTGCAGGTGACATCACTTCCCTGGAGGGTGGTGATTGGCCGCCTGGGCAGGATGGGCCACGGAGAGTTACGAG ACTGGAGTATTCTGCTGAGCAGGAGGAACCTGCAGTCTCTCAGCAAGCGCCTCAAGGAGACCTGCAGGATGTGTGGCATCTCTGCCGCAGACACTCCCAGCATCCTCAGCGCCTGCCTGGTTGCCATGGAGCCCCAAGGCTCCTTTGTCATCATGCCAG ACTCTGTGTCGACAGGCTCAGTGTTCGGCCGCAGCACCACTCTGAACATGCAGACGTCCCAGCTGAGCACTCCTCAGGACACGTCCTGCACCCACATCCTGGTGTTCCCCACCTCGGCAATGGTGCAGGTCAACAACGCCACCACCGAACAGAACTTAGACATCGCCTTCAACCCCATCAACCctg ATGGTTCAGATGGGATGGGCATCTTTGACCTTTTTGATAACGATATGGTGGACCCTGATCTCATCAACATCCTGCCCAActcccccaccacctcccccGTTCACTCCCCCGGTGGACACTATCACCAGGGGGGAGACGGCAGCAAG GGCCAGAGCACAGATCGTATGGAGTCCCACGAGGAGGCCCTGAACATCTTGCAGCAGCCTATGGCCCTGGGCTACTTAATCTCCACAGCCAAGGCTGGCCCCCTGCCTGACTGGTTCTGGTCAGCCTGCCCCCAGGCACAGAACCAGTGCCCACTGTTCCTCAAg GCCTCCCTGCACCTGCACGTGTCCTCGGTCCAATCAGATGAGCTTCTCCACAGCAAACACTCCCACCCTCTGGACTCCAACCACACCTCAGACGTGCTCAG GTTTGTGCTGGAGCAGTACAATGCCCTCTCCTGGCTCACGTGTGACCCTGCCACTCAGGACCGGCGCTCCTGTCTCCCTGTTCACTTTGTGGTGCTCAACCAGATGTACAACTTTATCATGAACATGCTCTGA